In Symphalangus syndactylus isolate Jambi chromosome 14, NHGRI_mSymSyn1-v2.1_pri, whole genome shotgun sequence, one DNA window encodes the following:
- the LOC129462102 gene encoding uncharacterized protein, which yields DRSFLSPVTLSCAFLSRLPRPQALCGGSGGLGGGWVFSLFQRRCPCPCGRDCGTRDIPAWPPLPTPEWGSPPTTSGKDASGRKGAHGNLTGWGGRDRCPLRPSTPAPRPSWLRLDPAVRGARLPSRGSPGTNRRAPWESAPLAPALRSDPGQPLAACSGPLGEPRADPGVSTWWAATMIPRGKRRGGRSCGSSPRMGRGEHAEMSFPAAAPQLKRGFGFWFFFVATVLLRYYSPAI from the coding sequence GATCGGAGTTTCCTCTCTCCGGTGACCCTGAGCTGCGCCTTTCTCAGCCGCCTCCCAAGGCCCCAGGCGCTCTGCGGGGGCTCTGGCGGGcttggtggggggtgggtgtTCTCGTTATTTCAGCGgcgctgcccctgcccctgcggGAGGGACTGTGGGACCCGAGACATCCCCGCCtggcctcccctccccaccccggaGTGGGGCTCCCCCCCCACAACCTCGGGTAAAGACGCTTCTGGAAGGAAGGGCGCCCATGGCAACCTCACGGGCTGGGGAGGCCGGGACCGCTGCCCCCTCCGCCCCTcgacccccgccccccgcccttCCTGGCTGCGGTTGGACCCGGCTGTGCGGGGCGCGAGGCTGCCTTCCCGGGGATCACCAGGGACCAACCGGCGCGCTCCCTGGGAATCCGCACCCCTGGCCCCAGCGCTCCGGAGCGACCCGGGTCAGCCCCTGGCTGCCTGCAGTGGGCCCCTGGGCGAGCCCCGGGCGGACCCAGGAGTGAGCACCTGGTGGGCGGCAACGATGATCCCGCGAGGGAAGCGCAGGGGCGGCAGGAGCTGTGGCAGCAGCCCCAGGATGGGGCGCGGGGAGCACGCTGAGATGTCCTTTCCCGCAGCGGCCCCGCAGTTGAAGCGTGggtttgggttttggtttttctttg